One Paramisgurnus dabryanus chromosome 9, PD_genome_1.1, whole genome shotgun sequence DNA segment encodes these proteins:
- the st8sia2 gene encoding alpha-2,8-sialyltransferase 8B isoform X1, with product MSIEFRILMFGIGTALVIFVIIADMSEVEEEIASIEDSQKFHFKSFVLQPNRTSSLNAAPTSLVSNRKDTVSLPHIESKNNNLSSSEWTFNRTLSNLIRKNILRFLDAERDISILKSTFKPGDVIHYIFDRQSTTNISENLYHLLPTTSPMKNQHHKQCAIVGNSGILLNSSCGPEIDSHDFVIRCNLAPVEEYAADVGLRTSLVTMNPSVVQRAFQDLNSEEWVERFVHRLQSLSGSVLWIPAFMAKGGEERVEWAIRLILLHTVNVRTAFPSLRLLHAVRGYWLTNHVQIKRPTTGLLMYTLATRFCDEIHLYGFWPFANDPDGKPVKYHYYDTLTYRYTSSASPHTMPLEFRTLSALHRQGALRLHTGPCKPPT from the exons ATGTCCATTGAATTTCGGATATTGATGTTCGGGATCGGGACTGCCCTGGTTATATTTGTTATCATAGCAGATATGTCGGAAGTGGAAGAAGAAATCGC GAGCATTGAGGATTCACAAAAATTCCACTTTAAAAGTTTTGTCCTTCAGCCTAACAG AACTTCAAGTCTAAATGCTGCCCCTACTTCACTAGTCAGCAACAGAAAAGACACAGTTTCACTGCCACATATAGAAAGCAAAAACAACAACCTCTCGTCATCCGAATGGACTTTCAACAGAACCTTGTCCAACCTCATCAG GAAAAACATCTTGAGGTTCTTGGATGCCGAGAGGGACATCTCAATTCTAAAGAGCACCTTTAAACCTGGGGATGTCATTCATTATATATTTGACCGCCAGAGCACCACAAACATATCTGAGAACCTGTATCACCTCTTGCCGACAACATCCCCCATGAAGAACCAGCATCACAAACAATGTGCCATCGTGGGGAATTCTGGGATATTACTAAACAGCAGCTGTGGTCCAGAGATTGATTCACATGACTTTGTCATTAG GTGTAACTTGGCTCCAGTGGAGGAGTATGCAGCGGATGTGGGCCTGCGGACCAGTCTAGTGACTATGAATCCTTCTGTGGTGCAGCGTGCCTTCCAGGACCTGAACAGTGAGGAGTGGGTCGAGCGTTTCGTTCACAGACTCCAGAGCCTTAGTGGAAGTGTCCTGTGGATCCCTGCCTTCATGGCCAAAGGTGGAGAGGAGAGAGTGGAGTGGGCCATCCGTCTCATTCTTCTTCATACTGTGAACGTCCGCACCGCCTTTCCTTCCCTGCGTCTGCTGCATGCCGTCCGAGG GTACTGGTTGACCAATCATGTCCAGATCAAGAGGCCGACCACCGGACTACTAATGTACACATTGGCTACACGCTTTTGTGATGAGATCCACCTATATGGCTTTTGGCCCTTTGCTAATGATCCTGATGGGAAACCAGTTAAGTATCACTATTACGACACGTTAACTTACAGGTACACTTCAAGTGCCAGTCCCCATACGATGCCTCTGGAATTCAGGACTTTAAGTGCTCTTCacagacagggggcgctgcgacTGCACACCGGACCATGCAAACCTCCAACGTGA
- the st8sia2 gene encoding alpha-2,8-sialyltransferase 8B isoform X2 yields the protein MSIEFRILMFGIGTALVIFVIIADMSEVEEEIATSSLNAAPTSLVSNRKDTVSLPHIESKNNNLSSSEWTFNRTLSNLIRKNILRFLDAERDISILKSTFKPGDVIHYIFDRQSTTNISENLYHLLPTTSPMKNQHHKQCAIVGNSGILLNSSCGPEIDSHDFVIRCNLAPVEEYAADVGLRTSLVTMNPSVVQRAFQDLNSEEWVERFVHRLQSLSGSVLWIPAFMAKGGEERVEWAIRLILLHTVNVRTAFPSLRLLHAVRGYWLTNHVQIKRPTTGLLMYTLATRFCDEIHLYGFWPFANDPDGKPVKYHYYDTLTYRYTSSASPHTMPLEFRTLSALHRQGALRLHTGPCKPPT from the exons ATGTCCATTGAATTTCGGATATTGATGTTCGGGATCGGGACTGCCCTGGTTATATTTGTTATCATAGCAGATATGTCGGAAGTGGAAGAAGAAATCGC AACTTCAAGTCTAAATGCTGCCCCTACTTCACTAGTCAGCAACAGAAAAGACACAGTTTCACTGCCACATATAGAAAGCAAAAACAACAACCTCTCGTCATCCGAATGGACTTTCAACAGAACCTTGTCCAACCTCATCAG GAAAAACATCTTGAGGTTCTTGGATGCCGAGAGGGACATCTCAATTCTAAAGAGCACCTTTAAACCTGGGGATGTCATTCATTATATATTTGACCGCCAGAGCACCACAAACATATCTGAGAACCTGTATCACCTCTTGCCGACAACATCCCCCATGAAGAACCAGCATCACAAACAATGTGCCATCGTGGGGAATTCTGGGATATTACTAAACAGCAGCTGTGGTCCAGAGATTGATTCACATGACTTTGTCATTAG GTGTAACTTGGCTCCAGTGGAGGAGTATGCAGCGGATGTGGGCCTGCGGACCAGTCTAGTGACTATGAATCCTTCTGTGGTGCAGCGTGCCTTCCAGGACCTGAACAGTGAGGAGTGGGTCGAGCGTTTCGTTCACAGACTCCAGAGCCTTAGTGGAAGTGTCCTGTGGATCCCTGCCTTCATGGCCAAAGGTGGAGAGGAGAGAGTGGAGTGGGCCATCCGTCTCATTCTTCTTCATACTGTGAACGTCCGCACCGCCTTTCCTTCCCTGCGTCTGCTGCATGCCGTCCGAGG GTACTGGTTGACCAATCATGTCCAGATCAAGAGGCCGACCACCGGACTACTAATGTACACATTGGCTACACGCTTTTGTGATGAGATCCACCTATATGGCTTTTGGCCCTTTGCTAATGATCCTGATGGGAAACCAGTTAAGTATCACTATTACGACACGTTAACTTACAGGTACACTTCAAGTGCCAGTCCCCATACGATGCCTCTGGAATTCAGGACTTTAAGTGCTCTTCacagacagggggcgctgcgacTGCACACCGGACCATGCAAACCTCCAACGTGA